A genome region from Trichoderma asperellum chromosome 7, complete sequence includes the following:
- a CDS encoding uncharacterized protein (EggNog:ENOG41), translated as MALRKTCLVTGCSAGGVGAAFAEAFKNKGYHVFATARSPSKIPQTLHEASNVTVLALDVTSTESIASALEEVKKKTNKLDVLVNNAGLGLNMPGLDTSLEEAKKLFDLNFFGALAMMQAFGPMLVAAKGCVVNNSSVGGVFNFPFSSIYNASKAALIHGGETWRLEMAPLGVRVMTLVTGGIATNFFVNMQTLIFPENSYYKPIKDIIEDNPEENPYGMKPEVFAQDVLSRVEKGANGKQWVGGGASIGRFGLWLMPQGAIDKLVQSIKPFAKKLEQEHAKTA; from the exons ATGGCTTTACGGAAGACTTGTCTCGTCACAGGCTGCTCGGCCGGTGGAGTTGGCGCCGCATTCGCGGAAGCCTTTAAGAACAAGGGCTATCATGTGTTCGCAACAGCACGCTCGCCCTCTAAGATACCACAAACTCTGCATGAAGCATCTAACGTCACTGTTCTCGCCCTCGATGTAACATCCACGGAATCGATCGCATCGGCTCTTGAAGAagtcaaaaagaaaacgaataAGCTCGATGTTCTCGTCAACAACGCTGGGCTTGGGCTGAACATGCCAGGCCTCGACACATCACTTGAGGAAGCCAAGAAACTATTCGATCTCAACTTCTTCGGAGCTCTGGCTATGATGCAAGCTTTTGGTCCTATGCTGGTCGCAGCTAAGGGTTGCGTGGTTAATAACTCTTCTGTAGGCGGCGTTTTCaactttcctttttcca GCATCTATAACGCCAGCAAAGCAGCATTGATTCACGGAGGCGAGACCTGGCGTCTTGAAATGGCACCTCTTGGAGTCCGTGTCATGACTCTCGTCACCGGCGGTATTGCAACAAATTTCTTCGTCAACATGCAAACCCTCATCTTTCCTGAAAACTCTTACTATAAGCCCATCAAAGATATTATTGAAGATAACCCAGAAGAGAATCCCTATGGCATGAAGCCGGAAGTATTTGCCCAGGATGTTTTATCACGAGTCGAGAAGGGGGCAAATGGCAAGCAATGGGTTGGTGGCGGCGCTAGTATAGGTCGCTTTGGCTTGTGGTTGATGCCTCAAGGTGCTATT GACAAACTCGTGCAAAGCATAAAACCCTTtgccaagaagctggagcAAGAGCATGCCAAGACTGCTTAA
- a CDS encoding uncharacterized protein (EggNog:ENOG41), whose translation MRTTLRRSCNACAKAKLGCDLRVPQCSRCVKRKSKCVYANSPLNSPLDAAVSSTETTGYNSKASKNENEALSVVPQEREIISRTSENPGLLINPATASFDPFDSYPSTRLPRLHVQRLIHRFLSSIAFQYYPLDLNIESNPFIVSWWPLALADQALFHVSLQTASLYEELQAQKGFPISDLLMVDSIALVRRRIEDSSLAFQDETIDSVVTLAAIEHGKGNIEASKTHIDGVKRMVTFRGGINEVKRRSPLTARMVSWVSMLVMGAPQFPAKDDFGHGDGISPIPQWQLVSADAEAPDGIFDDLNINPALGSILSRLRTIFQDPRHSNLTNTALHDLTCYVIHRLLLLPPLIDENPMHSAASECLRYAAALYMLIIHGTTYYSHAGLAHILIFQLRYNLTVLAGTNYMYEPHIIWALSVGMVSTIGREGHQWFLEQSSTVSETLNLTTWEDVLMRLHSILWIRVPQEELFRQTWKEVFEFVTKRGQQVPLFSSQSPN comes from the exons ATGCGCACAACCCTGCGCAGGTCCTGCAACGCATGCGCAAAAGCGAAGCTAGGCTGTGATCTCCGAGTTCCGCAGTGCTCTCGATGCGTCAAGAGGAAGTCTAAGTGCGTTTATGCAAACTCGCCTCTAAACTCGCCCCTGGACGCAGCTGTATCATCAACAGAGACTACGGGATACAACTCAAAAGCTTCTAAGAATGAGAACGAGGCGTTGTCTGTGGTGCCGCAGGAGAGGGAGATAATATCGCGAACTTCGGAAAACCCGGGATTGCTGATAAACCCGGCGACAGCATCTTTTGATCCCTTTGACTCATATCCATCGACAAGACTCCCTCGTCTACATGTTCAACGCCTCATTCATCGGT TTCTTTCAAGCATTGCGTTCCAATACTACCCCTTGGATCTCAATATAGAGTCAAATCCTTTCATTGTTTCGTGGTGGCCTCTTGCCCTTGCTGACCAGGCGCTATTTCACGTCTCATTACAGACGGCCTCTCTCTATGAAGAGCTACAGGCGCAAAAGGGCTTTCCAATCTCCGACCTTCTGATGGTGGATTCAATCGCTTTGGTGAGAAGGAGGATTGAAGACTCATCATTAGCGTTTCAAGATGAGACTATCGACTCTGTGGTGACTTTGGCGGCCATTGAA CATGGCAAGGGAAATATCGAAGCCAGTAAGACGCATATCGATGGGGTTAAAAGAATGGTTACTTTTCGGGGTGGAATAAACGAAGTAAAGCGCCGAAGTCCGCTTACAGCGCGAATGGTCTCATG GGTATCTATGTTGGTCATGGGAGCTCCTCAATTCCCAGCCAAGGATGACTTTGGCCACGGAGATGGAATCAGTCCAATCCCGCAGTGGCAGCTGGTCTCAGCCGACGCAGAAGCCCCGGATGGGATCTTTGATGATCTAAACATAAACCCGGCTCTGGGCAGCATTTTATCACGTCTAAGGACCATCTTTCAGGACCCACGCCATTCAAATCTCACAAATACAGCATTGCACGACCTGACATGTTATGTCATAcacaggctgctgctgctgcctccacTCATAGATGAAAACCCAATGCATTCTGCGGCGTCTGAGTGCCTCCGATATGCGGCCGCACTCTATATGCTCATCATACACGGCACCACGTACTACTCCCACGCTGGCCTAGCACATATCTTAATTTTCCAACTACGGTACAACTTAACGGTCTTGGCTGGAACCAACTATATGTATGAGCCACACATAATCTGGGCTCTCTCTGTTGGTATGGTGTCTACAATTGGGAGAGAAGGCCATCAGTGGTTCTTAGAACAAAGCAGTACGGTTTCAGAAACTCTCAACTTGACAACTTGGGAGGACGTCCTCATGCGGCTGCATAGCATACTTTGGATAAGAGTGCCGCAGGAAGAGCTTTTCCGTCAGACATGGAAGGAAGTATTTGAGTTTGTTACGAAACGCGGGCAGCAAGTTCCTCTGTTTTCATCGCAATCACCCAATTAA